A region from the Fusibacter sp. A1 genome encodes:
- the yjeM gene encoding glutamate/gamma-aminobutyrate family transporter YjeM, producing MSTKNNAGKLTLVSLVLMIFTSVFGFANMPRSFYLMGYAAIPWYVFAAITFFVPFAFMMAEFGAAFKDEKGGIYSWMSRSISPKFAFIGTFMWYASYIIWMVNVGSAVWIVMSTAVFGTDLTSGWSLFGLSSTQTLGLLGVAWIAVVTYISTNGIGMIKKITSVGGVAVALLNVVLIVGALVVFVGNGFTLAQPITSASDFIGSPNGGFQNIFAVLGFLVYAIFAFGGTEVAGGLVDKTENPEKTFPKGIAISAVVISVGYALGIFFVGMFTNFTDVLMADNVTMGNVTYLIMNNLGYQMGHTFGVSEAVAVSMGNWMGRYVGISMLLALTGAFFTLTYAPLKQMIEGTPKELWPGKMGEVKDGIPKNAMWIQGAIVIVMMLLVSFGGDSAKEFFNKLVLMTNVAMTLPYVFIAIAFIGFKKKQDIHKPFVVFKTVNSGVIFGAVVAVVVGFANFFTIIQPAMEGNLSSTIWSIAGPVFFTVAAFAIYNNYDRKHLSVAKKSSTVSLNSEKAS from the coding sequence ATGTCAACAAAAAATAATGCCGGCAAATTAACGCTGGTATCACTTGTACTTATGATCTTCACATCGGTATTTGGTTTTGCCAACATGCCACGTTCGTTTTACTTAATGGGTTATGCTGCTATTCCTTGGTATGTTTTTGCAGCAATCACTTTCTTTGTGCCTTTCGCATTTATGATGGCCGAGTTCGGTGCGGCGTTCAAGGATGAAAAGGGCGGTATCTATTCGTGGATGTCACGTTCCATTTCGCCTAAGTTCGCATTTATCGGAACATTCATGTGGTATGCGTCTTATATCATCTGGATGGTAAACGTCGGTTCCGCGGTCTGGATCGTTATGTCTACAGCGGTATTCGGTACGGACTTGACATCGGGCTGGTCGCTGTTTGGACTATCGTCGACTCAAACACTGGGACTATTGGGTGTGGCGTGGATCGCAGTAGTCACTTATATCTCGACCAACGGTATCGGCATGATCAAAAAGATCACTTCGGTAGGTGGGGTTGCAGTCGCACTGCTTAATGTTGTGTTGATCGTCGGAGCGTTGGTGGTGTTTGTAGGTAACGGGTTCACACTCGCTCAACCTATCACATCTGCAAGCGACTTTATCGGATCGCCTAACGGCGGGTTCCAAAACATCTTCGCCGTACTAGGCTTCCTCGTTTATGCGATCTTCGCTTTCGGTGGAACAGAAGTAGCAGGCGGACTTGTAGACAAGACTGAAAATCCTGAAAAGACGTTCCCTAAGGGAATCGCGATCTCTGCAGTAGTGATTTCGGTCGGCTACGCGCTTGGTATCTTCTTTGTAGGCATGTTCACCAACTTTACAGATGTGTTGATGGCTGACAATGTGACAATGGGTAATGTAACCTACCTGATCATGAACAACTTAGGCTACCAGATGGGTCATACCTTTGGCGTATCTGAAGCGGTAGCGGTTTCGATGGGCAACTGGATGGGCAGATACGTCGGCATCTCAATGCTGCTTGCCCTAACTGGCGCGTTCTTCACACTGACTTACGCACCGCTCAAACAAATGATCGAAGGAACTCCAAAAGAGCTATGGCCTGGTAAAATGGGTGAAGTCAAAGACGGAATCCCTAAAAACGCAATGTGGATTCAAGGTGCGATCGTTATCGTGATGATGCTTCTTGTATCTTTCGGCGGCGACTCGGCTAAGGAGTTCTTCAATAAGCTGGTACTGATGACCAACGTTGCAATGACGCTACCATATGTGTTTATCGCTATCGCATTCATCGGATTTAAAAAGAAGCAAGACATCCACAAGCCATTTGTCGTGTTCAAGACAGTAAACAGCGGTGTGATCTTCGGTGCTGTGGTGGCGGTAGTCGTAGGTTTTGCAAACTTCTTCACCATCATCCAGCCAGCGATGGAAGGCAACCTTTCATCGACAATCTGGAGTATCGCAGGTCCTGTGTTCTTCACAGTCGCTGCATTTGCAATCTATAACAACTACGATAGAAAGCACCTAAGCGTAGCGAAAAAATCAAGCACAGTCTCACTTAACAGTGAAAAGGCATCTTAA
- a CDS encoding MATE family efflux transporter has product MKRFFKSDFIKLFKLSTPIMIGMLMQSLFSMVDLYFVAKLGTEEAAAASLGGSAFWTMISITVLVTSATMAIIARAKGAEDTQTIKAFGSLTSILSVILGLGLGLVLKTYQTGIITFLYNPNPVTLNLISAYLNVLFGGYVVFFVSSNGRSIVQALGDTMTPLIVFGGANVLNMVLDPLLIFTFDMGIMGAALATVIANLIACIVIYSIIIKRLYGGKISEFLTSATFKVKALYDIFKIGSWDLLQAVARPITGMMMFRMVLNIGGPPATAAFGIGGQLFNYTFIILVGLSMSISIMTGQSLGKGDADAVKRLMKESFLVAGINMLLFAIPYLLLAEGIFRFFRNDPGIILNGVTYLRWVYPGVIFVIFPMIFGGIFKGAGATREPMVASMVANVALKLPLAYILAYKTPMGISGIWLAISLSVVIEALIISLYFKKGRWQQIKAYTT; this is encoded by the coding sequence ATGAAACGTTTTTTCAAATCGGACTTTATCAAGCTTTTTAAACTGTCGACGCCGATCATGATCGGCATGCTGATGCAGTCATTGTTTTCAATGGTCGACTTATACTTTGTAGCAAAACTAGGAACAGAAGAAGCCGCCGCAGCATCCCTTGGTGGATCTGCGTTTTGGACGATGATCTCAATCACGGTGCTTGTCACATCGGCGACGATGGCGATCATCGCTAGGGCCAAAGGCGCTGAGGACACGCAAACGATCAAGGCCTTCGGCAGCCTTACCAGCATCCTGTCGGTCATTTTAGGACTAGGACTGGGACTTGTGCTTAAAACCTATCAGACCGGCATCATCACTTTCTTATACAATCCGAACCCTGTCACGCTCAACCTGATCAGCGCGTATCTGAATGTGCTTTTTGGGGGATATGTGGTCTTCTTTGTCAGCTCGAACGGCAGAAGTATCGTTCAGGCTCTTGGAGATACCATGACACCGTTGATTGTCTTTGGGGGTGCCAATGTACTCAACATGGTACTTGACCCGCTCTTGATCTTCACCTTTGATATGGGGATCATGGGCGCCGCTCTTGCAACGGTCATCGCCAATCTGATCGCCTGCATCGTCATTTACTCGATCATTATCAAGCGGCTATACGGCGGAAAAATCAGCGAATTTTTAACCAGTGCCACCTTTAAGGTAAAGGCGCTTTACGATATCTTCAAAATAGGATCATGGGATCTGCTTCAAGCCGTCGCAAGACCCATCACAGGCATGATGATGTTCAGAATGGTGCTCAATATCGGTGGACCACCGGCAACAGCCGCGTTTGGAATAGGCGGACAGCTGTTCAACTACACCTTCATCATCCTTGTGGGCTTATCCATGTCGATCAGCATCATGACAGGGCAATCCCTTGGAAAAGGCGACGCCGATGCGGTGAAGAGGCTGATGAAAGAATCGTTTTTAGTTGCAGGCATCAACATGCTGCTCTTTGCCATCCCCTACCTACTGCTTGCAGAAGGCATCTTCAGGTTTTTCAGAAACGATCCCGGTATCATCTTAAACGGAGTCACCTACCTGAGGTGGGTATACCCTGGAGTGATTTTTGTCATCTTCCCGATGATCTTCGGAGGCATCTTCAAAGGCGCAGGAGCCACAAGAGAACCCATGGTCGCAAGCATGGTCGCAAATGTCGCGCTCAAACTGCCACTAGCCTACATACTGGCCTATAAAACCCCCATGGGCATAAGCGGCATCTGGCTCGCAATCAGCCTATCCGTAGTCATAGAAGCCCTAATCATCAGCCTATACTTCAAAAAAGGCCGCTGGCAACAAATCAAAGCCTACACCACATAG
- a CDS encoding tocopherol cyclase family protein: MKLYKPHVFQGNFKKTTYFEGWYYKLVDPSIGLSLCLIAGVAIDGDPHGFIQYADSITGTSGYARYTLEELDFSQQSLVLQIGKHTLTDRHIDLHADDKIPYDIDVSISNHVSYPVSITHPGIMGPFRFAPFMECYHGVHLITSSVEGTVTIEGETHKLENAKLYLEKDWGKSFPREWIWLEAGAFEEENVHLMFSVANIPWIGKAFNGHLGYVWLGETRIGLGTYRNSHYSLEEDDDKIILAVAKGKYHIVITAQQRTPIDLVAPSLGNMTRKMKEDLNGLVSLEVYKDSELVYKGTSEYAGIERCGDIDRLKG, encoded by the coding sequence ATGAAACTATATAAACCACATGTGTTCCAAGGAAACTTTAAAAAGACGACCTACTTTGAAGGTTGGTATTATAAACTGGTCGATCCGTCGATCGGACTAAGCCTTTGCCTGATTGCCGGGGTCGCCATAGACGGCGATCCGCACGGTTTTATCCAGTATGCGGACAGCATCACAGGAACCAGCGGATATGCTAGATACACTCTGGAAGAGCTCGACTTTTCACAGCAGTCCCTGGTCTTGCAGATAGGCAAGCACACGCTGACTGACAGGCATATCGACCTGCATGCCGATGACAAGATTCCCTATGACATCGACGTATCTATCTCAAACCATGTCAGCTACCCTGTGAGCATCACACACCCTGGAATCATGGGTCCCTTCAGGTTTGCGCCCTTTATGGAATGCTACCACGGCGTGCACCTTATCACGAGTTCTGTAGAGGGCACAGTCACCATAGAAGGCGAAACCCACAAGCTCGAAAATGCGAAGCTGTATCTCGAAAAGGATTGGGGCAAGAGCTTTCCACGTGAATGGATATGGTTGGAAGCCGGTGCTTTTGAAGAGGAAAATGTGCATCTGATGTTTTCTGTTGCGAACATTCCCTGGATAGGCAAGGCCTTCAACGGCCACCTGGGTTATGTATGGCTGGGAGAGACTCGAATCGGTCTGGGAACCTATAGGAATTCGCATTACTCACTTGAAGAGGACGACGACAAGATCATCCTAGCAGTCGCAAAAGGGAAATACCATATCGTCATCACCGCCCAGCAGCGGACGCCGATCGACCTTGTCGCACCGAGCCTAGGAAACATGACTAGAAAAATGAAAGAAGACCTCAACGGTCTTGTCAGTCTTGAGGTATACAAAGACAGCGAGCTCGTTTACAAGGGCACATCGGAATATGCAGGCATCGAACGCTGCGGCGACATCGACCGTTTAAAGGGGTAA